Proteins encoded within one genomic window of Humulus lupulus chromosome 1, drHumLupu1.1, whole genome shotgun sequence:
- the LOC133802550 gene encoding UDP-glucuronate:xylan alpha-glucuronosyltransferase 1-like, which yields MRGAMGSSPRASHRLSASIEDTYRRRSQRSKAKDSDKVPFHITIQERNPKCKFALLKLVLLVAIFGTLVTLLYSPDIYHNNNHPSSSSVSRQSFVKRWIWSGSDPRYISNIDTSWDDMSKVLKKLNLKNEYQGIGLLNFNNSELNEWKQLTPDAMHIVLQLDYAERNVTWDSLYPEWIDEEEEEDVPICPSLPKLKNPGKRLDLIAVKLPCRNEGNWSRDVARLHLQLAAAELAAFYKGYNPVHVVFVTECFPIPNLFKCKELVAREGNVWLYRPNLNVLREKVQLPVGSCELSLPLGGKEVVFSGNVHREAYATILHSAHVYVCGAIAAAQSIRMSGSTRDLVILVDETISGYHKSGLEAAGWKIKTIQRIRNPKAEKDAYNEWNYSKFRLWQLTEYDKIIFIDADLIILKNIDFLFRMPEISATGNNGTLFNSGVMIIEPSNCTFNLLMDHINEIESYNGGDQGYLNEIFTWWHRIPKHMNFLKNFWIGDDEEVKAKKTRLFGADPPILYVLHYLGLKPWLCFRDYDCNWNVDILQEFASDVAHEKWWRVHDAMPELLQQFCLLKSKQKAQLEWDRSEAEKMNFTDEHWKVKVKDPRLKKCVDNLCNWKKMLKHWGETNWTDNEFYNPSPPAIPKTSLSLS from the exons ATGAGGGGAGCAATGGGTTCTTCTCCTCGTGCAAGCCACCGATTATCGGCATCAAT TGAAGATACATATAGAAGAAGATCACAAAGAAGTAAAGCTAAGGACTCAGACAAAGTTCCTTTCCACATAACCATCCAAGAAAGGAATCCCAAATGCAAGTTTGCTCTGCTTAAGCTCGTCCTACTAGTTGCCATTTTCGGCACTTTAGTAACACTTTTGTACTCTCCTGATATTTACCACAATAACAACCATCCATCCTCAAGTTCTGTTTCTCG GCAGAGTTTTGTGAAGAGGTGGATATGGAGTGGTTCGGATCCAAGATACATATCAAATATAGATACAAGCTGGGATGACATGTCTAAAGTTCTCAAGAAGTTGAATCTGAAGAATGAATATCAGGGAATTGGCCTACTGAACTTCAATAATAGTGAACTTAATGAGTGGAAGCAGCTCACACCAGATGCCATGCACATTGTTCTGCAATTAGACTATGCTGAGAGAAATGTAACTTGGGATTCATTATATCCGGAGTGGATagatgaggaggaagaagaagatgttCCTATTTGTCCATCTTTGCCAAAGCTAAAAAATCCAGGAAAACGGCTTGATCTCATTGCGGTTAAGCTTCCTTGTCGAAACGAGGGGAACTGGTCTAGAGATGTTGCACGGCTGCATTTGCAGCTTGCGGCTGCTGAACTCGCAGCCTTCTACAAAGGATACAATCCAGTGCATGTTGTTTTTGTCACTGAGTGTTTTCCAATACCAAATCTTTTCAAATGCAAGGAACTTGTTGCGCGGGAAGGCAATGTTTGGTTGTACAGGCCAAACTTGAATGTGCTGAGGGAGAAAGTCCAGCTTCCTGTTGGTTCTTGTGAGCTTTCTCTTCCTCTCGGGGGAAAAG AGGTAGTCTTTTCTGGAAATGTACACAGAGAAGCATATGCAACCATCCTCCATTCAGCTCATGTCTATGTTTGTGGAGCCATTGCAGCTGCTCAAAGCATCCGAATGTCTGGCTCTACGAGAGACCTTGTCATCCTTGTCGATGAGACCATAAGTGGTTACCACAAGAGTGGCCTAGAAGCGGCTGGCTGGAAAATCAAGACCATACAAAGAATTCGGAACCCGAAAGCTGAGAAGGATGCTTACAATGAGTGGAACTACAGCAAGTTCCGGCTGTGGCAATTAACCGAGTATGACAAGATCATATTCATAGATGCTGACCTTATTATCCTTAAAAACATCGATTTCTTATTCAGAATGCCTGAGATTTCAGCCACAGGAAACAATGGCACCCTTTTCAATTCTGGTGTCATGATTATTGAGCCTTCAAACTGCACATTCAACCTACTAATGGACCACATTAATGAGATTGAGTCTTACAATGGAGGAGACCAAGGCTACTTGAATGAAATCTTCACTTGGTGGCATCGAATTCCGAAACACATGAACTTCTTGAAGAACTTCTGGATTGGAGATGATGAAGAGGTGAAGGCAAAGAAGACTAGACTCTTTGGTGCTGATCCACCAATTCTCTATGTTCTCCACTACTTGGGATTGAAGCCTTGGCTTTGTTTTAGGGACTATGATTGTAACTGGAATGTTGACATTTTACAAGAGTTTGCAAGTGATGTTGCTCATGAGAAGTGGTGGAGAGTCCATGATGCCATGCCTGAGCTGCTTCAACAATTTTGTCTTTTGAAGTCTAAGCAGAAGGCCCAGTTGGAGTGGGACAGAAGTGAAGCTGAGAAGATGAACTTCACAGATGAACATTGGAAAGTCAAAGTCAAAGATCCCAGGTTGAAGAAGTGTGTTGACAATTTGTGCAACTGGAAGAAGATGTTGAAGCATTGGGGTGAGACCAATTGGACTGATAATGAGTTCTATAATCCTTCACCACCAGCTATTCCCAAAACTTCTCTCTCTTTATCATGA
- the LOC133802562 gene encoding uncharacterized protein LOC133802562 — protein sequence MTKFRKLGRPTGHRMSMLRTMVSQLVKHERIETTVAKAKEVRRLADNMVQLGKEGSLCAARRAAAFVRGDDVIHKLFTELAYRYKDRAGGYTRMLRTRIRVGDAAPMAYIEFIDRENELRQSKPPTPQPPQRAPLDPWTRSKLCRQYAPPKEEKSSGNED from the exons ATGACGAAGTTCAGGAAACTAGGTCGGCCTACGGGCCATCGGATGTCCATGCTCAG AACCATGGTTTCGCAGCTGGTTAAGCATGAGCGCATTGAAACCACTGTTGCCAAG GCAAAAGAGGTTCGGCGTCTAGCTGATAATATGGTTCAACTTGGAAAGGAG GGCTCTCTATGTGCTGCTAGGCGTGCTGCTGCTTTTGTGCGAGGAGATGATGTCATTCACAAGCTATTTACAGAACTGGCTTATCGATACAA GGATAGAGCAGGGGGATACACAAGAATGCTTCGAACTCGTATACGTGTTGGTGATGCTGCCCCAATGGCTTATATTGA GTTTATTGATAGAGAAAATGAACTCAGACAATCAAAACCACCAACACCGCAACCACCCCAGAGAGCTCCCCTGGATCCTTGGACAAGATCCAAGCTTTGCAGACAGTATGCACCTCCGAAAGAAGAGAAAAGCTCTGGAAACGAGGATTga